The genomic segment ATGAACGGGACAAAACTTGATTTGGACGGTAAGGAAATGAAAGCGATTGTAGCCTACTTGGATTTTCTTGCAAAAGATACTCCAGATGGAATCAAGGAACGACCATGGACAAAAATCGCGCTCGAAGGTGACTTGCCAAAACCTAACATAGGCAATGGGAAAGATATTTATTCGAATTCTTGCATGGCTTGTCACGGTTCGACACAAGCGGATGGACATGGTCTTGCTGTCTTCGGTAAGAATTCCTATAATGATGGCGCCGGAATGAATCGGCTTCGGACGACAGCTGGCTTCATTCAAAATTATATGCCAAAAGAGCCAATGGGAGGAGTCGAAACTGGGGGACTGACAAGACAGGAGGCAGTTGACGTTGCTGCGTATATCAATTCAGTTGGTCGACCGGTCATGAAAGGAAAAGAAAAAGATTACCCGAATGGAGATCCACCGGACGACCTATCGTATCCAATAGACTCCGTATCAAAACAATAAGGAACAATGAATCGATTGACAACGAGTCTCGCTGTACCTTTTAACATTCTTTACGTAGTCAACCCCCGACATGCTTTCCGCTTTTCGGACAGCGTGTCGGGGGTTGTTTGTTTGTTTCAGGTACGTGTGTTCTTTTCCAATACATGAATCGACCTATCTTTGGTTAAGTACAAATAACAGTTATCGATGAGACTGCACCAATTTTTCCATCATTTCTTGATTCATAGGTCCGATCACTTTGTTTACGATATATCCTTTAGAATCAATGATATAACTGGTCGGAACCGTATAGGCTTTATACTGTTTTCCGATTGTTCCATCCGTATCAAGTGGAATTGTAAAGGTGAGTTTATAGTCATCGATGAATTTTTGTAAAGCTGCTGTCCCGTTATCTTGTGACGTTAAATTCACCGCGATGACTTCTACATTTTCTTTGTGAGAAGCATGAAACTTTTGAATATGCGGCATTTCTGCCTGACAAGGTGGACACCAAGTCGCCCAAAAATTGAGAATGACTGTTTTCCCTCGATAGTCGGAAAGGCGAATCGTCTCACCATCTACTGTCTTTAGCGAGAAATCGGTCGCCAGTTCATGATGTGCCTCGTCTTTTGATGCTTTTGGATTTGAAAGTGCTATCGCTTCTTGTTTTTGAGATTGC from the Exiguobacterium oxidotolerans JCM 12280 genome contains:
- a CDS encoding c-type cytochrome; amino-acid sequence: MKKEKMIVVTIMFFIIGLFVWVKFLAPTEENVIQAAHGPSLNTLDQEANAEDIKQGRDYINHTSSLLPDHVGSTMSCASCHATGATGGSLDLVGVTKEYPQYNKRAGKDVSIEERVNGCFTRSMNGTKLDLDGKEMKAIVAYLDFLAKDTPDGIKERPWTKIALEGDLPKPNIGNGKDIYSNSCMACHGSTQADGHGLAVFGKNSYNDGAGMNRLRTTAGFIQNYMPKEPMGGVETGGLTRQEAVDVAAYINSVGRPVMKGKEKDYPNGDPPDDLSYPIDSVSKQ
- a CDS encoding peroxiredoxin family protein; protein product: MNQNKKIALLLILFLVVLLATINVYRNQQSQKQEAIALSNPKASKDEAHHELATDFSLKTVDGETIRLSDYRGKTVILNFWATWCPPCQAEMPHIQKFHASHKENVEVIAVNLTSQDNGTAALQKFIDDYKLTFTIPLDTDGTIGKQYKAYTVPTSYIIDSKGYIVNKVIGPMNQEMMEKLVQSHR